A genome region from candidate division KSB1 bacterium includes the following:
- a CDS encoding C1 family peptidase, translated as MNSLTLRFCLFLLFTTAVLYAGVQPGLSETDIQTMQRSLQQSDANKALLNAVSNNDIKDLVLNRERVNQHNDAFNVTTDAKGITDQQSTGRCWLFAALNIMRPVVMDSFNLDKFKFSPSYLFFWDKLEKSNYFLDTIIETRDRPIDDRELQAILDAPAPDGGWWNYAVNLIEKYGAVPQEVMQETQNTSNSRMLNKTLGTLLRRYAAELRSMPDSETHLRKRKQEMLQDCYRLVALHFGTPPRSFTWRVRNKADSLITGTFTPKEFYRHAVNLDLSDYVTLADYPAYPSRNHYAINFCTNLTGSDDMEFINVSPEILKQAALQSLLNKEPVWFAADAGWQMERDHGIMADDIYDYESLFDISLDMSKANRIHYGVSVANHAMVFIAADTLNGKVHKWRVENSWGTDRGDSGYWTLYDNWFDPYVFNLIINKKYLSDKELALFVKPVQRIPAWDPLRSAFLK; from the coding sequence ATGAACTCTCTAACTCTGCGTTTCTGCCTGTTTCTTCTTTTCACGACTGCAGTATTGTATGCGGGTGTTCAACCCGGACTCTCTGAGACGGACATCCAAACCATGCAGCGTTCCCTTCAACAATCAGACGCCAACAAAGCCCTGCTGAATGCCGTCAGCAATAATGACATCAAAGATCTGGTATTGAATCGGGAACGCGTCAATCAGCACAATGACGCATTCAATGTCACCACGGATGCCAAAGGCATCACGGACCAGCAAAGCACCGGACGCTGCTGGCTGTTCGCCGCCCTGAATATCATGCGCCCGGTGGTTATGGATTCATTCAACCTGGACAAATTCAAGTTTTCCCCGTCCTATCTGTTCTTCTGGGACAAGCTCGAAAAGTCCAACTATTTTCTGGACACGATCATAGAAACCCGGGACCGCCCGATTGATGACCGCGAATTACAGGCCATTCTTGACGCTCCGGCGCCCGACGGCGGCTGGTGGAATTATGCCGTCAATCTGATTGAAAAATACGGTGCCGTGCCGCAGGAAGTGATGCAGGAAACGCAAAACACCAGTAATTCTCGCATGCTGAACAAAACCCTGGGTACCCTGCTGCGCCGCTATGCCGCGGAACTGCGTTCCATGCCGGATTCTGAAACCCATCTGCGTAAGCGCAAACAGGAGATGTTACAGGATTGCTACCGCCTTGTGGCGCTGCATTTCGGCACGCCGCCGCGATCCTTTACCTGGCGTGTACGAAACAAAGCTGACAGCCTGATCACTGGCACATTTACCCCAAAAGAATTTTACAGGCACGCCGTCAATCTGGATTTAAGCGATTACGTGACGCTGGCAGATTACCCCGCCTATCCCTCACGTAACCATTACGCTATTAATTTCTGCACCAATCTCACCGGCAGCGACGATATGGAATTCATCAACGTTTCGCCGGAAATACTGAAACAGGCTGCCCTGCAGTCGCTGCTGAACAAAGAGCCGGTCTGGTTCGCCGCCGACGCCGGTTGGCAGATGGAACGCGATCACGGCATTATGGCGGATGATATTTACGATTATGAATCGCTTTTTGATATCAGTCTGGATATGTCCAAAGCAAACCGCATCCACTATGGTGTTAGTGTGGCCAATCATGCCATGGTGTTCATTGCCGCCGACACACTGAACGGCAAAGTGCACAAATGGCGGGTTGAAAATTCATGGGGCACGGACCGCGGCGACAGCGGATACTGGACCCTTTACGACAACTGGTTCGATCCATATGTATTTAATCTTATTATCAACAAAAAATATTTGAGCGATAAGGAACTGGCGTTGTTTGTAAAACCTGTTCAGCGCATTCCGGCCTGGGATCCGCTGCGTTCAGCGTTTTTGAAATAA
- a CDS encoding HNH endonuclease — translation MKIYIWNLTHGGGSKRPTDEYRIQITGIDRFVPEYDGKTLILGWWKEGEVFAGFDFKRHSSDFGFSPSIQIREQALRKAYIKGIAPWEKGNQEISIAFRPDFFVEYVRNLEVLHTFGESKQDYDILDRVTENPDEINDTEIEKVTQYRKTTLRNVKKRIRDYSFQSRVLTSYSNRCAFCGLQLKLVDAAHIIPVQYDGNDETSNGIALCALHHRAYDINLVTFTEEYQVVYDKFRFNELSKLDLDDGAEKFIRNLRSVIHLPPAKSDRPYVDYIKKANSLRGWEN, via the coding sequence TTGAAAATTTATATTTGGAATTTAACGCATGGCGGCGGATCAAAAAGACCCACTGACGAGTATAGGATTCAAATAACTGGTATAGATCGCTTTGTGCCGGAATATGATGGGAAAACGCTTATTTTAGGATGGTGGAAAGAGGGGGAGGTTTTTGCTGGATTTGATTTTAAACGACATAGTAGTGACTTTGGATTTTCGCCTTCAATACAAATAAGAGAACAAGCACTTAGAAAAGCATATATTAAAGGTATTGCCCCGTGGGAAAAAGGTAATCAAGAAATTTCAATTGCTTTTAGGCCTGATTTTTTTGTAGAGTATGTAAGGAATTTGGAAGTATTGCATACCTTTGGAGAATCAAAACAAGATTATGATATATTGGATCGGGTTACAGAAAATCCCGATGAAATAAATGATACAGAAATTGAAAAGGTAACACAATATAGAAAGACAACTCTAAGAAATGTAAAAAAAAGAATTCGAGATTATAGTTTTCAATCTCGAGTTTTAACATCATATTCAAATCGTTGTGCCTTTTGTGGTCTTCAACTTAAATTGGTTGATGCAGCCCATATTATTCCCGTACAATATGATGGTAATGATGAAACTTCTAATGGTATTGCTCTTTGTGCTCTACACCATCGGGCATATGATATAAATTTGGTAACATTTACTGAAGAATACCAAGTTGTTTATGATAAGTTTAGATTCAATGAACTTTCCAAGCTGGATTTGGATGATGGGGCTGAAAAATTCATTAGAAATTTGAGATCTGTTATACATTTACCACCAGCAAAATCTGATAGACCCTATGTAGATTATATAAAAAAGGCAAACAGTTTAAGGGGTTGGGAAAACTAA